Proteins from one Mesotoga infera genomic window:
- a CDS encoding NifB/NifX family molybdenum-iron cluster-binding protein: MKIAIPVKEKSLDSFPDDRFARGRYFLIYDPDSEEQEFIDLSIEAAHGAGPVAVNFLAGKGVDTIIAFHLGQNALQAIEVAGIAFFEAREETARENIARVLSHRSKR; this comes from the coding sequence ATGAAGATCGCTATTCCAGTAAAGGAAAAATCGCTAGACAGCTTTCCCGACGATCGCTTCGCCCGTGGAAGGTATTTTTTGATATACGATCCCGATTCCGAAGAACAAGAATTTATCGATCTATCGATAGAGGCCGCACACGGCGCTGGACCAGTGGCCGTTAATTTTCTGGCAGGCAAAGGCGTGGATACTATAATCGCCTTCCATCTGGGTCAAAATGCCCTTCAGGCGATAGAGGTAGCCGGAATCGCCTTTTTTGAAGCCAGAGAGGAAACGGCGCGCGAAAATATCGCAAGGGTTCTGAGTCACAGAAGCAAAAGGTGA
- a CDS encoding DUF5320 domain-containing protein translates to MPYGFGYGNRFRDGSCRFFGYVPRGGGIGGRWPGSARGMGFYGRGFYYDYPITPEMERVDLQEYRDYLNNELELIKLEIQKIEKRLEDLEPQSKGE, encoded by the coding sequence ATGCCCTATGGCTTTGGTTACGGGAATCGTTTCAGAGATGGTTCATGCAGGTTCTTCGGTTATGTTCCCCGAGGTGGAGGAATAGGTGGAAGATGGCCCGGTTCTGCCAGAGGAATGGGATTCTACGGTAGAGGATTTTACTATGATTATCCAATCACTCCCGAAATGGAACGAGTCGATCTTCAGGAGTACAGAGATTATTTAAACAATGAGCTCGAGCTCATCAAATTGGAGATCCAGAAAATCGAAAAAAGACTGGAGGATCTGGAACCCCAATCCAAAGGAGAGTGA
- a CDS encoding ATP-binding protein: MVVAVISGKGGTGKTTLATNFAKVLSSTRKVQLLDADAEEPDVHLFFQVSKYYEEEVRLMLPVIDKEKCTLCGECARRCQFGALSVFNTGVMVFNNLCHGCGLCFNICPERAIVEMPKTIGRVELGRISDNLYHGMGILEIGEPSPVRIIRALKKHIDPEKVVILDSPPGTSCPVVETLRKVDYALMVTEPTPFGLHDLKLALQIVREMKIPFGVVINRDGGAYSMIDEFASEEKIEILEKIPFKREIAKAYSNGVLFTDVLPEWKERFERLYEKILKSSEVVRCSR, translated from the coding sequence TTGGTTGTTGCCGTCATAAGCGGCAAGGGGGGTACGGGAAAGACCACTCTAGCCACTAATTTTGCTAAAGTCCTCTCATCCACTCGTAAAGTTCAGCTGCTCGATGCCGATGCCGAAGAGCCAGACGTCCATCTCTTTTTCCAAGTCTCAAAGTATTACGAGGAAGAAGTCAGGCTCATGCTTCCGGTGATAGACAAAGAAAAATGCACCCTGTGTGGAGAGTGTGCAAGAAGATGCCAGTTCGGAGCCTTATCGGTTTTTAATACAGGAGTTATGGTATTCAACAACCTCTGTCACGGTTGCGGCCTGTGTTTCAACATTTGTCCCGAAAGAGCCATTGTTGAAATGCCGAAGACCATAGGGAGGGTCGAGCTGGGTAGAATAAGTGATAACCTTTACCACGGCATGGGTATTCTTGAAATCGGAGAACCATCCCCGGTGAGGATAATCAGAGCCCTGAAGAAGCACATCGACCCGGAGAAAGTTGTGATCCTCGATTCTCCGCCGGGAACGTCTTGCCCGGTAGTTGAAACGTTGAGAAAGGTCGATTACGCCCTGATGGTGACAGAGCCGACACCATTCGGACTGCACGATTTGAAGCTGGCGTTGCAGATAGTCAGGGAGATGAAAATTCCCTTCGGCGTAGTCATCAACAGAGATGGCGGAGCTTATTCGATGATCGACGAATTCGCCAGCGAAGAAAAGATAGAGATACTCGAGAAAATACCTTTCAAGCGTGAGATAGCGAAAGCATATTCCAACGGTGTACTTTTCACCGATGTGCTTCCAGAATGGAAGGAACGCTTCGAGAGGCTGTACGAAAAAATCTTAAAATCCTCGGAGGTGGTTCGGTGTTCCAGATAG
- a CDS encoding ABC transporter permease produces the protein MIEAFVNDTLRNATPIVFAACGGLVTKLSGWLNIGLEGMILFSAFSGVVVSSATSSVTAGTIMAIATSVAVSLLIFVMVRYMRANLYIAGIATNLLSSGFTVMLTDLWFRSKGTVVFPGAPRPAVSSLDFLGFLNNLNFFDYLAIASPLLLLFVLRGTSFGLKLRACGMDEESAYYSGVHVNRVRLVSFIIAGVFSGLAGASLSLPLGLFVANMSGGRGWIALVAIIMGRDRPFLIGFSALMLGFVTELSIFLQVSTQISPKLLLTIPYFVSFLIVAIFPDRKAMVGGKKTE, from the coding sequence TTGATTGAGGCCTTTGTGAACGATACGTTGAGAAACGCGACCCCGATTGTTTTCGCCGCCTGTGGTGGTCTTGTGACAAAGCTTTCGGGCTGGCTAAACATCGGTCTCGAAGGAATGATACTTTTTTCGGCCTTCTCTGGGGTGGTCGTATCATCCGCGACTTCCAGTGTAACAGCCGGCACCATCATGGCGATCGCAACATCGGTGGCTGTCTCTCTGCTGATTTTCGTAATGGTCAGGTACATGAGGGCGAACCTTTACATTGCCGGGATAGCCACCAACCTCCTCTCTAGTGGTTTTACCGTAATGCTCACCGATCTCTGGTTCAGGAGCAAAGGAACCGTGGTTTTTCCTGGAGCACCACGCCCGGCCGTTTCGAGTCTCGATTTTCTCGGATTTCTCAACAACCTGAACTTCTTCGATTATCTTGCGATCGCTTCGCCTTTGCTCTTGTTGTTCGTTCTGAGGGGAACCTCATTCGGACTGAAGTTGAGAGCCTGTGGTATGGATGAGGAGAGTGCCTACTACTCGGGTGTACATGTAAACAGAGTGAGACTTGTATCCTTTATTATCGCAGGTGTTTTTTCCGGATTGGCCGGAGCTTCACTTTCGTTACCGCTGGGACTCTTCGTGGCCAATATGTCTGGTGGTAGAGGATGGATAGCTCTGGTGGCGATAATAATGGGGAGAGACAGGCCTTTTCTGATCGGTTTCTCGGCTCTAATGCTGGGTTTCGTGACAGAACTTTCGATTTTCCTTCAGGTTTCGACACAGATCTCCCCTAAACTGCTGCTAACTATACCCTATTTCGTTTCCTTTCTCATAGTTGCGATCTTTCCGGATCGAAAGGCGATGGTAGGAGGGAAAAAAACCGAATGA
- a CDS encoding carboxypeptidase M32, with amino-acid sequence MSLIEELNSQYTELSFLNSAAAIMAWDMRTYLPSKGNEMRAEALGYISTLAFKKRVSDELGSILEKLSEPETYNSLGDDEKAMVRVSAKAFKRARAIPPALYQKFTVLTVRSEKAWEKARVENDFEGFAPYLEEIVSLSREMASLYGFAENPYDALLEGYEEGMTAKRLREIIEPLKKELVPFLKRLITEGKAPETELLKGKFSRKAQEKLSHKALKFIGYDFEAGRLDETVHPFTIGIGVGDVRVTTKYQPDEFTPSLFGSFHEGGHAIYEQGLPAHLKGTSLYEATSLGIHESQSRMMENIVGRSKEFLKFFYPHIQKAYPSNFKNVPLKKFYRSVNSVKPSLIRIEADEVTYNFHIMLRFELEEGLMKGDIQVEELPARWNEKMKEYLGIEPANFSDGVLQDIHWPSGMIGYFPSYMLGNLYAAQFYAKAKSDIKDLEGKIEKGDLKPLLHWLRENIHSQGRRYSPEELLKVVTEKELDPEYFIRYIKDKYSHIYSL; translated from the coding sequence GTGAGTCTTATCGAAGAACTGAATTCCCAATACACGGAACTTTCCTTCCTTAACAGTGCGGCCGCCATCATGGCCTGGGATATGCGTACGTATCTTCCATCCAAGGGCAACGAAATGCGCGCAGAAGCCCTCGGTTATATATCTACACTGGCCTTCAAAAAAAGAGTCTCGGACGAGCTGGGGTCGATCCTGGAAAAGCTTAGCGAGCCGGAGACATACAACTCTCTCGGCGATGATGAAAAGGCCATGGTGAGAGTCTCTGCCAAAGCCTTCAAAAGGGCCAGGGCAATTCCACCGGCGCTTTATCAGAAATTCACCGTGCTGACCGTCAGGAGCGAGAAGGCCTGGGAAAAGGCCAGAGTGGAAAACGATTTCGAAGGGTTCGCACCTTACCTCGAAGAAATCGTGAGTCTTTCCAGAGAGATGGCCAGTCTTTACGGCTTTGCGGAAAACCCTTACGATGCCCTTTTGGAAGGTTATGAGGAGGGTATGACTGCGAAACGGTTGCGCGAAATAATAGAGCCTCTCAAGAAGGAACTGGTGCCTTTTTTGAAAAGGCTCATTACGGAGGGAAAGGCTCCCGAAACCGAGTTGCTAAAGGGAAAATTTTCAAGAAAGGCCCAGGAGAAGTTGAGCCACAAAGCCCTCAAATTCATCGGTTACGATTTCGAAGCCGGTCGGCTTGACGAGACGGTTCATCCCTTCACGATAGGAATAGGGGTCGGCGATGTCAGGGTTACCACCAAGTATCAGCCAGACGAGTTCACTCCGTCGCTTTTTGGTTCGTTTCACGAAGGGGGTCACGCTATATACGAGCAGGGATTGCCCGCCCATTTGAAGGGTACGTCTCTGTACGAGGCGACGTCTCTGGGTATTCACGAGTCTCAGTCGAGAATGATGGAAAACATTGTGGGGCGCAGCAAAGAGTTTTTGAAATTCTTCTATCCGCATATTCAGAAGGCCTACCCGTCGAATTTCAAAAACGTGCCCCTCAAGAAGTTCTATAGAAGCGTCAACAGCGTTAAACCCTCCTTGATAAGGATCGAGGCCGACGAAGTAACGTACAACTTCCACATAATGCTGAGATTCGAGCTTGAAGAAGGTCTTATGAAAGGCGATATACAGGTGGAAGAACTTCCGGCCAGGTGGAACGAAAAGATGAAAGAGTATCTCGGAATTGAACCGGCCAACTTCAGCGATGGTGTGCTGCAGGATATCCACTGGCCCTCTGGAATGATAGGGTACTTCCCCTCATATATGCTCGGGAATCTTTACGCTGCACAATTCTACGCAAAAGCAAAAAGCGACATAAAAGATCTTGAAGGAAAAATCGAAAAGGGCGACTTGAAACCCCTATTACACTGGCTCAGGGAGAACATCCACAGCCAGGGCAGACGTTACAGCCCTGAAGAACTGCTGAAAGTCGTTACCGAAAAAGAACTGGATCCCGAATATTTCATAAGGTACATCAAAGACAAGTATTCACACATATACTCACTCTGA
- a CDS encoding nucleotide-binding protein: MFQIAIVSGKGGTGKTTLAGSLSFLFDNHVMADCDVDAPNLHLLMETEKISSFEYYGGKKAEISNDCISCGVCEKYCRFDALIRGGPYKVDPYACEGCGACLVVCPAKAITLRENKSGDYYLSKFNGTPLVHALLYPGEETSGGLVAEVRKLAITVSEEEKRYVVIIDGAPGIGCPATSSITGVSYVVVVSEPTVSGLHDLERIIETVHHFRRDCGIVINKWDMNYEKTLQIESWCRVNRIPVLGKIPYDEKVVEATEMGVPVVSLDGSGAADGIREIKNKLENIMISGGKR, from the coding sequence GTGTTCCAGATAGCGATAGTGAGCGGAAAGGGAGGCACCGGAAAGACCACCCTGGCCGGCTCTCTATCTTTTCTCTTCGATAACCACGTGATGGCAGACTGCGACGTCGATGCCCCCAACCTTCATCTTTTGATGGAGACTGAAAAGATCTCCTCCTTCGAATACTACGGGGGTAAGAAAGCCGAGATTTCCAATGACTGTATCTCGTGCGGTGTTTGCGAAAAATACTGTCGATTCGATGCACTTATTCGCGGAGGACCTTACAAAGTCGATCCGTATGCCTGCGAGGGTTGTGGAGCCTGTCTAGTCGTCTGCCCGGCGAAGGCGATAACACTCAGAGAAAACAAATCCGGCGATTATTACCTTTCCAAGTTCAATGGTACTCCTCTCGTACATGCCCTCCTGTATCCCGGCGAGGAAACATCCGGAGGTCTGGTGGCAGAGGTTAGAAAGCTAGCTATCACCGTTTCCGAAGAAGAGAAGAGATATGTCGTCATCATAGACGGAGCACCGGGAATCGGCTGCCCGGCAACCTCTTCCATAACCGGGGTTTCATACGTGGTTGTGGTTTCCGAACCGACCGTATCGGGATTGCACGACTTAGAGAGAATAATCGAGACCGTCCACCATTTCCGGAGGGACTGCGGAATCGTTATAAACAAATGGGACATGAATTATGAGAAGACCTTACAGATCGAGAGCTGGTGCAGGGTAAACCGAATACCCGTGCTTGGAAAGATCCCTTATGACGAGAAAGTCGTCGAGGCCACAGAGATGGGCGTTCCGGTCGTATCACTCGATGGTTCCGGGGCGGCAGACGGTATAAGAGAGATAAAAAACAAACTGGAGAACATAATGATTTCTGGAGGTAAGAGATGA
- a CDS encoding ABC transporter permease, whose product MRVSRVFVIARTLSTLVIALSVGFIVIVMTVEEPLEAIFAFFLSVFTNTFYFGNLLSASVPLIFTGLAAAVAFSSSSFNLGLEGQVYLGALVGTYIGVRMGGTSPLLILPVVILSGFFSGALIAGISGLLKGFRGVNELISSLLLSNGIVLVVDYIIEGPFNDGPSGLAASMSLGKEVMLPRILEPSSLHSGLFLALIMAVLLWAFMFRTRPGYDFRVTGKSPRFAYYGGINVKAVYFWSMFLSGGLAAVGGIVDVLGVHGRVLRGFSGGYGWNGIAVALIARNHPLGVVPAALFFAYLESGAQIASFEAGLTPEISRIVQAVVFYLVTAEAVLSFMKGGGKVD is encoded by the coding sequence GTGAGAGTTAGTAGGGTATTTGTGATTGCCAGGACACTCTCGACTCTTGTGATCGCCCTGTCCGTTGGATTTATAGTGATCGTCATGACTGTGGAGGAACCGCTTGAGGCAATCTTCGCCTTCTTTCTTTCCGTTTTTACGAACACCTTCTACTTCGGGAACTTACTCTCGGCCTCGGTCCCTCTTATCTTTACGGGACTTGCGGCAGCCGTTGCCTTCTCCAGTTCGAGTTTCAACCTTGGCCTTGAGGGCCAGGTATATCTTGGAGCACTTGTTGGAACATATATAGGTGTCCGTATGGGGGGAACCTCTCCACTTCTAATATTACCGGTGGTTATACTCTCTGGCTTTTTCTCCGGAGCCCTAATTGCAGGAATTTCCGGGCTCTTGAAGGGCTTCAGAGGTGTGAACGAGTTGATCTCTTCGCTCCTCCTGAGCAACGGAATCGTACTGGTAGTCGATTACATAATAGAAGGTCCCTTCAACGATGGACCTTCGGGTCTGGCGGCTTCTATGAGTCTTGGAAAGGAAGTCATGTTACCCAGAATCCTGGAACCTTCGAGTCTTCATTCGGGACTCTTCCTGGCACTGATCATGGCGGTTCTGCTCTGGGCGTTTATGTTCAGGACTAGACCAGGATACGATTTTCGCGTTACAGGTAAGAGTCCCAGATTCGCCTATTACGGTGGCATAAATGTTAAAGCCGTTTATTTCTGGTCCATGTTTCTCAGCGGAGGGCTGGCCGCCGTTGGCGGTATAGTCGATGTGCTTGGCGTACATGGGAGGGTTCTTAGGGGCTTCTCCGGGGGTTATGGTTGGAACGGAATTGCAGTCGCCCTCATTGCCAGAAACCATCCTCTGGGGGTAGTGCCGGCGGCCCTTTTCTTTGCATATCTCGAAAGCGGTGCGCAAATAGCCTCTTTCGAAGCCGGTCTTACACCCGAGATATCCAGGATCGTTCAGGCAGTGGTGTTCTATCTTGTAACTGCCGAAGCCGTACTCTCTTTTATGAAGGGGGGAGGGAAGGTTGATTGA
- a CDS encoding ABC transporter ATP-binding protein codes for MEEILLSMRNVQKTYKSNGVRALDGVSLDIYAGEMNVLLGENAAGKTTLMKIIAGIERADGGKMFINGRDYSPANPTEAIRTGIGLVSQKLKVIPQLTIAENLLLGMDISGFGRKQSRKSIEEAIQKFGMGIEPHVRVEDLSVVQRQKVEILRVLIRSPELIIFDEPTAILPDCDRKELMDIIARLKESGKTVIFITHKLPEAYRIADRISIMAKGRITGTFRKGEVTEGMLRTLVAGEDLAIAGFRDRKSTDTGEVLRVESLQVEGRYRGLMAVKNVSFVSRVGEILVITGISGNGQEELLESLFGMRRVLSGSVHLYDTDITGWTPADLRKIGVAALIGDRDTIASCAGLSIMDNVVLNRVRERFFLKERPLRTWTRELLSSYGVEYSSLDDLAGTLSGGNLQKTILAREISGNPHLILLSEPTRGLDVKHAEMVHRTLLSLKQNLSIVLFTGDLDEAISIADRILIMYDGEIVVDLPNTGEIGRSMLNRYLQGTAEVKNK; via the coding sequence TTGGAAGAGATACTCCTCAGTATGCGCAATGTTCAAAAGACCTACAAAAGCAACGGAGTCAGAGCTCTCGACGGTGTTTCTCTTGATATATACGCCGGAGAGATGAACGTACTCCTTGGTGAAAATGCTGCAGGTAAGACTACACTGATGAAGATAATTGCCGGGATCGAGAGAGCCGATGGCGGCAAGATGTTTATAAATGGCAGGGACTACTCTCCAGCCAATCCCACCGAAGCCATCCGGACCGGTATCGGTCTGGTATCACAGAAGCTGAAAGTAATACCGCAACTTACGATTGCTGAGAATTTACTTCTGGGTATGGATATATCTGGCTTTGGGCGTAAGCAAAGCCGTAAGAGTATCGAAGAGGCCATCCAAAAGTTCGGTATGGGTATAGAACCGCACGTCAGGGTTGAAGACCTGTCGGTAGTTCAAAGGCAGAAGGTCGAAATTCTTCGTGTGCTGATAAGGTCTCCGGAATTGATCATTTTCGACGAACCGACGGCCATTCTCCCCGATTGCGACAGAAAAGAATTGATGGATATCATAGCCAGGCTCAAGGAAAGCGGAAAGACCGTGATTTTTATAACACACAAACTGCCAGAAGCCTACAGAATTGCCGACAGGATATCGATCATGGCAAAGGGGAGAATAACCGGAACTTTCCGCAAGGGAGAAGTGACGGAGGGGATGCTAAGAACCCTCGTGGCTGGAGAGGATTTGGCGATCGCAGGATTTAGAGATCGAAAGTCAACGGATACCGGAGAGGTTCTTCGGGTTGAATCGCTTCAGGTTGAAGGCCGGTACAGGGGGCTTATGGCGGTGAAGAACGTCTCCTTTGTTTCCAGAGTGGGCGAAATACTCGTTATAACCGGCATCTCTGGAAACGGCCAGGAAGAGCTTCTCGAAAGTTTATTTGGCATGAGAAGAGTACTTTCTGGGAGTGTACATCTCTACGATACAGATATTACCGGCTGGACGCCAGCCGATCTCAGAAAGATCGGAGTCGCGGCTTTGATAGGCGATAGGGATACGATCGCGAGTTGTGCAGGTCTTTCGATAATGGATAACGTTGTTTTGAACAGGGTCAGGGAAAGGTTTTTTCTGAAAGAAAGACCGTTGAGAACCTGGACCCGTGAACTTCTCTCGAGCTACGGTGTCGAATACTCCTCTCTAGACGACCTGGCAGGAACGCTCTCGGGTGGCAACTTACAGAAAACGATACTGGCCAGAGAAATCTCAGGCAACCCCCATTTGATACTCCTGAGCGAGCCTACCAGAGGTCTGGATGTCAAGCACGCCGAGATGGTTCACAGAACGCTTCTCTCACTCAAGCAGAATCTCTCCATAGTTCTATTCACGGGAGATCTGGACGAGGCTATTTCAATTGCCGACAGGATATTGATCATGTACGACGGTGAGATAGTTGTGGATCTACCGAATACGGGGGAAATCGGAAGATCGATGTTGAACCGTTATCTCCAGGGAACGGCGGAGGTGAAAAATAAGTGA
- a CDS encoding DNA polymerase IV (family X)-like protein, translating to MKREQLAAQFDLLSRLLKISRDNPFKIRSYEFAARTVRNRLPEGELTEREIHDLSRLKGIGKAITEKSLEFLREGKISKISELVKAMPPAILELALDGTLDPETIAFIWKDAGLDESESILAFLKKQREDLKLSREELARLEERLKRGP from the coding sequence TTGAAAAGAGAACAACTCGCTGCGCAGTTCGATCTGCTATCGAGATTGCTCAAAATTTCCAGGGACAATCCTTTCAAAATCAGGAGCTATGAGTTTGCGGCAAGAACCGTACGGAACAGGCTCCCCGAAGGGGAGTTGACCGAACGTGAGATCCACGACCTTTCCCGGTTGAAAGGCATAGGTAAGGCCATAACCGAGAAATCGCTCGAGTTCCTGCGTGAGGGAAAGATTTCTAAGATCTCCGAGCTGGTCAAGGCGATGCCTCCGGCAATCTTGGAACTCGCTTTGGATGGTACCCTAGATCCTGAAACTATAGCCTTCATTTGGAAAGATGCCGGTCTCGACGAAAGCGAATCTATACTGGCTTTTCTGAAAAAGCAGAGAGAAGATCTTAAGTTGAGCCGGGAGGAGCTGGCCAGACTCGAAGAGAGATTGAAAAGAGGGCCCTGA